A stretch of DNA from Deltaproteobacteria bacterium:
CTTTGATATCTCCATCGATGCGCTTGAAAAGGCCCCCAGGATACAGCCGCAGTTCCGCCACCTTCCCCGGTTTCCATTCGTGGAAAGGGATGTGGCCGTCATCCTTTCTCAGTCTGTCCGGGCCGAGGACGTCCTCGACAGGCTCCGCAAGGCCCAACCTTCTGTGCTCGAGTCCGTCACCATCTTCGATATGTATCAGGGCAAGGCCATTCCCAAGGGGAAGAAGAGTCTCGGGCTCCGGTTCCGGTACCGCGCCCAGGATCGCACCCTCACTGAAGACGAGGTTAACGGCATCCACTCCTCCCTGGTCTCGAACCTGCTCTCGTCCTTTGAAGGTGTGCTCAGGCAGTGATGGCGACCCTTACGAAAAAGGACATCGCCACGCACGTCAGCGACAGGATGGGGTTTTCCCGGCGGGTCTGTCTCTTGCTTGTGGACAGGATATTTCGCCACGTGAGAGATGCCCTCCTTACGGGTGCGGAGGTGAAGATCGTCCGTTTCGGGACCTTTTCCCCGGTCTTGAAGCGGGAGCGAAGGGGGGTGAGTCC
This window harbors:
- a CDS encoding HU family DNA-binding protein, encoding MATLTKKDIATHVSDRMGFSRRVCLLLVDRIFRHVRDALLTGAEVKIVRFGTFSPVLKRERRGVSPVTGAPIVIPARKTVVFRPSRILKDCLHGKASEEILQDRGGQQTDRG